The window GTCACCCACAGCCCATCCGCCGTTCAGCACATGGCAGCCCTGCTTTGATCTGTCTGTGGATCATCTCCAAGGGGCCTGCAGACTGCCATCAGGACTGTCTGCTTGGCTTTTATTTCTCGTAGTCTCTCTATGGTCTCCCTGCCAACATTGTTCCTGTTATCCTTGCTTTCTCTCCCAACAGTTGTCTGTTACCAGTCGGATAGGGACGAGCTTCGTCGCCGTGTCATCCAGTGGCTGGAAGCAGAGATTATCCCAGACGGCTGGTTTTCCAAGGGCAGCAACTACAGTGATGTCCTGGACAAGTACTTCAAGGCAAGTAGAGCCTGCCGTTTCTTCACCTGTCACTgtaaagcagcagtgctgccgtGAAACAAGCTGAAATATTGAAATGTGCCTGATGAGACAGGAGCCAGAGAGGCCTGCTGTGTCCTACAGGGTGCTCCTTGCAGCAGCTACTGACAGACCCACGTGCACATGACCTGGAGGATCTCTGTCTTCTGCTGTCCAATGTGTCCCAGGGAAAAGAACTTGGGTAGGCCCATTATGCCCATGGTAGGGGAGAGAAGAACTGATCTTAGAGGGCAAAGGACTGCCAGAGGAGGGAAAGTGGGTGGGAGTGCTGGCAATACAGATATgaggagcagggagctgtggcagtgctgctgatcCTTTGTTCCTGACAGCCCCAAGGCCACGTTGAGGTGGAAATAGGGAGTGCTTGGGGGCTTCAGGAGGAATATGTGCCTGTGTGGAGTGTGGCCCAGTTGTGGCAGAGAGCTGGTGGTTTCctggtgctctgcagggagaTGGAACTGCCTGCGAGCCCCCAGCAATAATGCTTCCCTGTCAACCTCACCCTGTCCCCACCCCTTTTATAACCCATAGATCACACGCTTCTGTCATGCTCCTGCCGCATGCactgctgcctccctcccccTCGCACCCGGCTCCTGATAAAGACTTCAAAGCATTCAagatggagctggaggagcaggtGGGGAAAGGGGGAGAGTGTTTAAATCATAAGCTGTTGACAGTAAGAGATTAATGGTGCCTGACAGGAGTTAACGCTGCAAGCAAATTTGCCATGGCAATGGCACCCCCTGGTGAGGTAGAGGAGCCGGTCCCTGCACTACAGAGAGCATCTTAGCCTTTGTAGCCATTAATTCTACCTCTTCTTTGGAAACTGACTTGAAACCACTGCTTCAGGCACCCTGCGGGCGTCTGCCAGCACCCTGGCATGGCCTCACACACCTGCTGTCCTCAGCCCCTCTCTCAGGGGACCTGCTCAGGCCACGGGGTTTGTCTAAATGCGAGCCAGGCACGGGCTTGCTCCACTGCTGTGCACAACCCACCCATCCCCTGTCAGCCTCCCACTGCTGAAAACCCACAGCTCAGAGGTAGACAGCTTCATGTTCCCTTATTTTCCACCTTTTTGTGGAGCACTGATCTCAGACACAAGGGGTAAAAAGTTACCATGACAAAGCCATGCCCTTTCCTGGACcaagtttccttttctttcagaaggtAATCCTCTATGTCAGCAGCCCAGTGAGctttgaaatacttttaaagCAGAATTCAAGGTTTGGAGCAAGTCAGAGATATCCAAGTAATGCAAGCTAGATGAGCTCATGCGCACAGATTTGTTTCACCAAGGAGCCCGAGCTGCCTGCCTCACCCAGCTCACAGCTCCCTGCGCTACCTTGCAAATGGCCTGACTTCTGCCCTGCAGGCAATAAACACTGCAGGCAAGGAGGAGGTGAaggttttcccttttctccttgaccagagcagcctgcagatgtGGCGCGTAGCTCTCTCCCTTCTGGAAGCGTGCCTTGTGTGAGTCACTGGGACGTGGGTCAGACGCCAGGCAGGCCTTGGCCTTGAAGGACCCTGCATTAGAGATTAGACCAATAATGAGAAGCTGCTGTGTTCTAGCGTGTCTCTTGGGGATCAGGTAAATGCATACTGTTgtcttgaaagccaagaaaacTAGCTTACCCCGGTTTGGGTCATTAAGAGAGCTGTGGCCACTTTCAAaagaaacagggagaaaaactTCAACGTCttgcagaagctgaaatatATTAGCGGGGCAGTTATACACAGGCTACAGCACAGGCAGATATTTTCCTAGCCCTACATACTTCCCCTGAACCAGAGATAGCAGCAGGCAGTGTTTGAGCATTCCTGGAAGCCCTGCTCAGGGAGGCACAGTGACCTGCCCTGAGTCACATGGCAGAGGCTGACCAGCATCTCGTGCAGCAGTCTGCCTGCAGGATTCATTTTCCCTTCACTGCAATGCAGCTGTCTCTGAGGGGGCCCGGCAGTTCCTGCTGCGTGCCCCGCGCTGTGATGTGACGTCTCCAAACAGGGAGGCAGAATACAATTACTGCAGTGGGAGTACAGCCAGGACATTGGGGCTAAAAATCCTGCTTGTCAGTGCCAGGTGTTCTGTCAGGACCCTATGAAGCTGGTGGCAAGGTGTTTAGCTGTTGCATTAAATTGTTCCTTCTTTGGGATCAGCAGAAAATTGCTTCCTGTGATTTTCCCTTTTGTCACTGTCACAGTCCGTACACAGCTTTGGATTTACACATGTTGGAAAGCTGACACCTTCTTGAGCACAACTGGTCCGCGTTAAGGCAGGAGGTATATAAGAAAGCTGGGAGCTGGCTGGAACAAAGAGAAGGAATGGGGTTAGAGCCATAAATCAAGCAACAGGAGGTGAATGAGAGGCAGTGTAGCTTATCAGCGAGCAGGAAGCTAAAGCCAGGTCTCCCAGTTCTGATGCTAGTGTGgatgtgttgtttttctctgagcCTCTCTTCTTTGTGAAAAACAGGGATGATGCAACCTGCTTCATTAGTGCTTCAAAAATGCTAATTACCTACGGAAGAGCAATAAGGAAGGGGTACTTTGAGTTGGCAGATGAGACCCTCTCACATCTTCCCATCTTTCCCTACAGAACTTTGATGACGGCGATTCTCGCCTGGACTCCACTGAATTCCTGAAATTTGTGGAGCAGAACGAGACTGCTGTCAACATCACAACCTACGTGGACCAGGAGACCAACAAGCTGCTCaggtgggcagcaggcaggatgCCAGAAGGACagctagactgaacatgagccagcagtgtgcccaggtggccaagaaggccaatggcatcctggcttgtatcagaaacagtgtggccagcaggaacagggaagtaattatccccctgtactcagcactggtgaggccgcacctcgagtactgcgtccagttttgggcccctcgctgtaagaaagacattgaggccctggagcgtgtccagaggagggcaacaaagctggtgaggggtctggagcacaggccttatgaggagcggctgaaggagctgggcttgttcagtctagagaagaggaggctcaggggagaccttattgctctctgtaactgcctgaagggaggttgtagaggttgagctgggggtcagcctcttctcttgtgtgactagtgataggactagagggaatggcttcaagctgcgccaaggaagattcaggctggacgttaggaaatactacttctctgaaagggtggtcaggcattggaatgggctgcccagagaagtggtggagtcaccgaccctggtggtgttcaaagagcgtttggatgttgtgttgagggacatggtttagcgagaaccattggtgatgggcgaatggttggactggatgatcctgtgggtcttttccaaccttagcgattctatgattctatgacagggTCCAGATGTGGTAAAAAGGggagatgaaaaaaacaaccatggaAAAAGGCAGTTAGAAAAATAGAATCAGCAAACATAACTGTATATGAAATGACTTCTCACTTAATTAGACATGAATGCCACAAAAAGGAGAAGTCCCACCCTTAGCCTTCAGGTTGGGCCATACATTCCAACTCTTTGCATTGGACCTAATAGTTTTGAAGCCAGGAGGTAAGTTGGGTGAAAGAAAATTTGTCCTTTTCGTTTCCTAGTGATGTGGCTTTCCAGTGGACCATGCTTGCCTCTTGCCTGATAGCTAGATCCAGTGCAAGGAAGATGGTGGGAGATCACAGCTCACGGAGAGCCTGTAATTAGAACTGGTGCAACTATCACATGAAATTGTAGCTTGAAAGGTTTCCCTTTTTCTATGCCCCTGCGTGCAAGACGATGACTGCATGTGGTTGAACTGTGCTTGCATCTGTACTTGCGTGATAGCATGTAGAAGTCAGCAGGGTGCTATTCCTGCTGCCTGATTTGTTCTGAATACCAACCCCTGCGCACCTCAGCGTTTCTCCAGCCAGGAGAAAGgtgtctgtttttcttctatttacaTCAGGGAGATTTTCTTACAGAAGACATTTGTTCCTGGCACCTCAGAACCATCCTAGTTGTTACTCGTTTAACTCATCCGTACTCTGGGGCCAGTGATTGGTTTAAGTCGTTGGTGCTCTGAAGCCAGTAGAGGAAGGAATGACTTGGTACAGCCCTGTGCAGAACGTGCCTCTGTGTTTCCTTTCAGGGGACTCTGCGTAGATGCCCTCATCGAGCTGTCAGATGAAAACGCTGACTGGAAGCTCAGCTTCAGTGAATTTCTCAAGTGCCTCAGCCCATCCTTCAACCCACCAGAGAAAAGTAGGAATCCCTCACTTGTATTGGGGAACTAGTGGGGTCCTGGTAAGGGAACATTCCCATTCCCAGAGTTACTGTTGATAGGTGCCCTACCTGCTATCCCACGGCACCCCTTGTTCTCCCATCCCTACAATGTCAAACATACTGCTGTTTCTGTAGCAGAGCTCCCAGAGCTCATGTGATTAAAAAGGTTTGGATTTTAGAAGCAGGGACGTAGGTCAAATGGATAAGGTATGCTTTGATCGTCAAGGCAAGTATTTAACAGCACGGATATAAATCATGTGAAGAGTTAATGTGTGGATAACTTAGAAAAGTTGGACCAGAACAAAGTCCTGCTATGCTCTGCCTTCCACACAGAAACCCTCCCTGATGAGCGTCTCAAAGTTCACTATCCTTCCAAATCCTGCTCACTGCTACGTGGAAGCAGCTTAATGTTCTGCTGACCAGGCGTGCCAAGCCATTCATCTAATCATCTCCCCAGGGGGTGCTTTCGCCTGCTGGTCCAAAGGTGCTGGATTTACATCCACTGCAGTGACACCGAGCTGTGCTTCCTAGGGGATATTTAGTAGGAAGCCAGAGATGCCATCTCTATCTCTGAGGGCATGGTTTTCACTGAACCACCACAGTTAAGTGGTTTGAGGGTTATGGTTATATGGTTATCTAATAGAGAAGAAATGTGAGCTAAAAtgagaaagcttttcttttttcctttttttctcagggCTACAACAAATGCATACACCCTTTCCCCAGCTCCTCCCATGTTGGAACAGGGATTTGTTTCAGAGTAACCAAAACTTTCACTTTGGGTGTTCTCTTCTGTGTATAGCAAAGTGTAAGACTTTCCCAAACAATGATTTTGGAGCTAATTTCACACACCAGATTCAACTTGAATATTATTATCCTAGCGGTCCACCTGAAACCTTTGGTGGATTGGTGGCCTCTTCCAAAGGCATCCCCCAACTTCTCGTTGACAGTGAGATTGTACCTCCTCTCTCAAATTATCTCCTGAATCTGTAGGGTACAACTATTGTCCCTGTTCTGTGCCTTTCTAGAGTGTGCCTTGGAAGATGAAACCTATGAGGATGGAGCAGAGACCCAGGTGGAGTGCAACCGCTGCGTCTGTGCCTGTGGGAACTGGGTGTGCACTGCGATGACATGTGAAGGTCTGTCTGCTCTCCAGAGGGTGATTGTATTTGGTTTTGTGCaaagggatttttattttctagcttTTTAGGAGCTCACTCGTGTTCTTTGTTACTTTCTCTGTTGGTGGGTTCTCCATCATTCTCCTGTGCTCCAAGATGGCCAGACCCAAGTTGGTTCTGTTCTAGAGATCAGAAAGTGTGTAACTGAGTTGGGAACAATGGTGCTGGGGTTTGTAGGTTGAGTTTGATACCGTGAAAATTCAGCAGCGGGTAttccagagcagagctgctttgcaTCCTGCTGGCTTGGGGCATGCACAAGCCAGATAGGTTCATGTCTGCAACCTTATGTGTGGGTGTGAGCAGGACAGTTGTATCCTATATGTATCCTCactgtatttatatttacagtATCTGTAAAACAGGAATCATGCCCTACAAGTGGCTAAATGAGACTTAATCCACTGCTGTTGGGAAAGCACTTTAGCTTCTTGCATGAAGAACTGCAAAGCAGAACAATGGTGACAGAGATGAAGGGAGGTGGTGTTCGTAGTAAGGCAGGGTTGTTGGTCTACCTGTTCTTCTCCTGGAaggctatttttaaaaattcacacTGAAGTTCACcatctcagcactgcactgcatttttCTGGCCTCCTTCCCCAGAAATCAGTTTTTCGTGAGCtctgtttgctgtgctgtgagggagctgtcagcagcaggtTCAGATCTATGGCCAGCCAGAGTCCTGTAGCTTGGGcaggggggagagagggaaacAGCAACGGGTTTGTGTGTGCAGTGTTTCTTTCATGTTTATCTGTCAGTCTGCAGCTCAGGCTTTGGGATTCCCTCGGCTCGGACTTGGCTGCCGCAGCAGGAATTCACCTCAAAAAAGATAACTGTTTTACATCATAGAGCTGCCTACGGAGCTGTGAGAGGTTAAGCAACCAAATGAGAGACTCTTTTTGCTGCCTGCCCAGAAACAGTCTTCAAAGTTGCAGTGTTACACCCAATGTTGATGCCTACCTAACTCCCTGCATCCATGGCAGAAGCACGCAGTCGGACAGCAATTCTTTCGCTTGCCGCCTCTGTCAGAGCAGTAGAAGGCTCAGAGGTTATTGTTAGACAGATAATGAAACCAAAGAATCAGATCAGATACATCAGCAAGATGCATCTCCACTAAGCGAAGTTACCTCTTCATTAAGCACCACTGTACTTGCGTAGCACTGAGCTTCTATGTATTCCCTACGAGAAGTCAAAATGTTTGAGTTTATTATAGGTGCTACATTTTAAataagaggagaggagagcagagtgCAGCCTCTTTCTTATCACGTTGTTATCATGGTGTAGGTCAATAGGGGGACAGTCTGGAAGCCCAGGTTCTGAAGTCCAAGGCAGCCACACacctattttctttcaaagaagatCTGGCCTCATTAAGCTTGAGGTGTG of the Gallus gallus isolate bGalGal1 chromosome 1, bGalGal1.mat.broiler.GRCg7b, whole genome shotgun sequence genome contains:
- the FSTL1 gene encoding follistatin-related protein 1 precursor, with the protein product MIWKTLPLLCALLAVARLRAEEEPRSKSKICANVFCGAGRECAVTEKGEPTCLCIEQCKPHKRPVCGSNGKTYLNHCELHRDACLTGSKIQVDYDGHCKEKKSENPAASPVVCYQSDRDELRRRVIQWLEAEIIPDGWFSKGSNYSDVLDKYFKNFDDGDSRLDSTEFLKFVEQNETAVNITTYVDQETNKLLRGLCVDALIELSDENADWKLSFSEFLKCLSPSFNPPEKKCALEDETYEDGAETQVECNRCVCACGNWVCTAMTCEGKNEKMTAHRQQPGQDLTEEELARYVQELQKHQETAEKTKKMSTKEM